One window from the genome of Cryptomeria japonica chromosome 6, Sugi_1.0, whole genome shotgun sequence encodes:
- the LOC131069800 gene encoding GDSL esterase/lipase At5g37690, whose product MEKMNSCSYVICVAVMWVLASGALVMSAQVDVPASFIFGDSLTDVGNNNHLTYGLAKCNFLWYGIDFPGGVPTGRFSNGRTINDIIFAKLNIPNPKAYLSMSEDDDAILKGANYASGGAGILNETGFLFIERVAFDKQIECFETTKNRIIKKVGVEAANKLLADSVYFVLIGSNDYINNYLLPVPSTVQQYDPHAFVNLLITSLERQLKKIYEIGARKIVFNGMGPLGCIPSQRLQNPAGDNSCLDDVNTWAQKFNVQINGVLKRLNSQLPGVRISYVDTYNLLMELIQNPNKYGFDVVDVPCCKVATQFGQFCLPNSSLCKDRSKYLFWDAFHPTDAANEVMAHAVLSNPDALQFYPSLAPAPAPTPTLTSPSPSASP is encoded by the exons ATGGAGAAGATGAATAGCTGTTCATATGTCATTTGTGTTGCAGTTATGTGGGTGTTAGCAAGTGGGGCATTAGTGATGAGTGCACAAGTGGATGTGCCAGCATCCTTCATATTTGGTGACTCCTTAACTGATGTGGGGAACAATAATCACCTCACCTATGGTCTTGCCAAATGCAATTTCCTCTGGTATGGTATCGATTTCCCTGGTGGGGTTCCTACTGGAAGATTCAGCAATGGTAGAACTATTAATGACATCATCT TTGCCAAATTGAATATTCCTAATCCAAAAGCATATCTCTCCATGTCAGAAGACGATGACGCCATTCTTAAAGGGGCAAACTATGCCTCTGGAGGAGCAGGCATACTCAACGAAACAGGATTTCTCTTT ATTGAGAGAGTGGCATTTGACAAGCAAATAGAATGCTTCGAGACAACCAAAAACCGTATCATCAAGAAAGTGGGAGTGGAGGCAGCTAATAAATTGCTTGCTGATTCTGTTTACTTTGTGCTCATAGGGAGCAATGATTACATTAACAACTATCTCTTGCCAGTTCCATCCACAGTTCAGCAATATGATCCTCATGCATTTGTCAATTTGCTTATTACTTCTTTGGAGCGACAATTAAAG AAAATTTACGAAATTGGGGCACGCAAAATAGTGTTCAATGGAATGGGACCTCTTGGATGCATCCCCTCACAACGGCTTCAGAATCCTGCAGGAGATAATAGTTGCCTTGATGATGTGAATACATGGGCTCAAAAATTTAATGTGCAAATAAACGGGGTCCTGAAGCGGCTTAATTCACAACTACCTGGGGTTCGCATTAGCTATGTGGACACCTATAACTTACTCATGGAACTCATTCAAAACCCCAACAAATACG GTTTTGATGTCGTGGATGTCCCATGTTGTAAGGTGGCCACACAATTTGGACAATTTTGTCTACCCAATTCATCATTGTGTAAGGATCGCAGTAAATACTTATTTTGGGATGCCTTCCATCCCACAGATGCTGCCAATGAAGTTATGGCACATGCCGTTCTTTCCAACCCTGATGCTCTCCAATTCTACCCTTCTCTTGCTCCAGCTCCTGCTCCTACTCCTACTCTCACCTCGCCATCTCCTTCTGCTTCTCCTTAG